One segment of Peromyscus leucopus breed LL Stock chromosome 5, UCI_PerLeu_2.1, whole genome shotgun sequence DNA contains the following:
- the LOC114709960 gene encoding serine/arginine repetitive matrix protein 3-like has translation MASFCECTNVTPARVNKFPIFPGTGAPQRPRACTLSCIWERGGRTPTIPQRKLGGARLMLKGWSGPGGRPRARSWRHKQGRRLRSSPHNEGAGPGEGRPTGAAEARPGRGPRSARLTSAMLAVHPAAQQRLREGAGRSLGAPAGPPPPHTAALGWARPGRPRQRRRGSARDPPALPGPPPAPPSRPPAYLWAESAPRTRPRLTRPVASCRRRRHRRRHGPRLHLSQRRDRRDTLGRRPRERARPAARLPCRRRRRPARPRARRARPLNTTHCGGRHERARAESPLGRGFPRPRRRRGGRRLRPARLPPYWFPAVAVGVGTLRLPELRPEHPREAAVRLRPFCGADGVCASPLPGPAAWSGRHDPTPGRREGRPSR, from the coding sequence ATGGCCTCATTTTGCGAATGCACAAATGTGACTCCTGCCAGGGTAAACAAATTCCCTATCTTTCCAGGAACCGGAGCTCCGCAGCGGCCCAGGGCGTGCACACTAAGTTGCATCTGGGAGCGTGGAGGAAGGACCCCAACTATCCCGCAAAGGAAGCTGGGCGGAGCAAGGCTTATGCTTAAAGGTTGGAGCGGCCCGGGCGGGCGTCCGCGCGCTCGCTCGTGGCGACATAAACAAGGGAGGAGGCTGCGTTCTTCCCCGCACAATGAAGGCGCAGGTCCGGGGGAAGGCCGCCCGACCGGAGCCGCCGAGGCGAGGCCCGGCCGCGGCCCGCGTAGCGCGCGGCTGACCTCCGCCATGTTGGCCGTACACCCGGCCGCACAACAAAGGCTGCGCGAGGGCGCGGGCCGGAGCCTCGGCGCGCCCGCCGGCCCGCCGCCGCCCCACACGGCCGCTCTCGGCTGGGCCCGCCCGGGGCGGCCGAGACAAAGGCGCCGCGGCTCCGCGAGGGACCCGCCGGCCCTCCCCGGGCCGCCGCCGGCTCCTCCCTCCAGGCCGCCCGCTTACCTGTGGGCGGAGAGCGCGCCGCGGACCCGGCCCCGTCTAACGCGCCCGGTCgccagctgccgccgccgccgccaccgccgccgccacggGCCGCGCCTCCACCTCTCCCAGCGCCGAGACCGACGGGACACCCTGGGCCGCCGCCCTCGAGAGCGCGCCCGCCCGGCAGCCCGGCtcccctgccgccgccgccgccgccccgcgcgTCCTCGAGCCCGCCGCGCGCGCCCGCTAAACACCACACACTGCGGCGGCCGCCATGAGCGGGCGCGCGCCGAGAGCCCGTTGGGGCGGGGCTTCCCACGGCCGCGCAGGCGCAGAGGCGGCCGGCGGCTTCGGCCCGCGCGCCTGCCGCCGTACTGGTTTCCCGCGGTGGCGGTTGGCGTCGGGACGCTTCGGTTACCGGAGCTGCGCCCCGAGCATCCCCGCGAGGCGGCTGTGCGTCTCCGGCCCTTCTGTGGGGCTGACGGGGTTTGCGCCTCTCCTCTCCCCGGGCCCGCGGCCTGGAGCGGCCGCCACGACCCCACtcctggaaggagagagggcCGCCCCTCCCGGTAG